A DNA window from Borrelia sp. HM contains the following coding sequences:
- the pcsA gene encoding phosphatidylcholine synthase — protein MKQQLNLILAWSVHILTAFGLIIGLYSIISIINEDYNLLLKLTILAILIDGIDGTLARRLKVKEFIPTINGELLDNIVDYLNYTFVPTIFFYYSNFIENEYKTIVCIGILFSSAYQFSRTDAKTSDDYFKGFPSLWNLLIIFNIIFTMTQITNLIIILLCIIFSFMPIKFIYPSKNKEFKYITFPLTVIIILLAIPTILIKTTELYLNIYGTMIIIYCSYLILLSIYLHYKTRKK, from the coding sequence TTGAAACAACAATTAAACTTAATTTTAGCTTGGTCGGTACATATTTTAACAGCTTTTGGACTAATAATTGGCCTTTACTCAATAATTTCTATTATAAATGAAGATTATAATCTGCTATTAAAACTTACAATTCTTGCTATCCTAATTGATGGTATTGACGGCACATTAGCAAGAAGACTAAAGGTAAAAGAATTTATACCAACAATAAATGGAGAACTTCTTGACAATATAGTAGACTACTTAAATTACACATTTGTTCCTACAATATTTTTTTATTACAGTAATTTCATAGAAAATGAATATAAAACAATAGTTTGTATTGGAATTTTATTTTCATCAGCATACCAATTCTCAAGAACAGATGCAAAAACCAGTGATGATTATTTTAAAGGTTTCCCATCTTTATGGAATCTACTAATAATCTTTAACATAATATTCACAATGACCCAGATTACTAATCTAATTATCATACTATTATGTATAATATTTAGCTTTATGCCAATTAAGTTCATTTATCCTTCAAAAAATAAAGAATTTAAATACATAACCTTTCCTTTAACAGTAATCATTATTTTACTAGCAATACCTACAATACTTATAAAAACGACAGAACTTTATTTAAATATATATGGAACAATGATAATTATTTATTGCTCATATTTAATTTTACTAAGCATATATTTACATTATAAAACGAGAAAAAAATAA
- a CDS encoding DNA repair protein RecO C-terminal domain-containing protein gives MQFTKINAIITNLYYKKSYYFVSLFHSQGITNTIVYNSTIKKFKSNINNLVKANFEIVKENNLCKIIEVNDEEFIMQDLTYEKLIIINIWLKLINLSFDNGECFDLFTEAIDAINASSLEKAKLIDLQYKVRFLIIKGLLYLSKVCFQCKKQIDNYYYYSTQVNGFNCIKCTSNKNNYISAGSFKYLEYLNQKKINKTLNVNLTHKSRKLLECMIKNKINTEFEKTLL, from the coding sequence ATGCAGTTTACCAAAATTAATGCTATTATAACAAATTTGTATTACAAAAAAAGTTACTACTTCGTAAGTCTATTTCATTCACAAGGCATTACTAACACAATAGTTTATAATTCTACTATAAAAAAATTTAAATCAAACATCAATAACTTAGTAAAAGCCAATTTTGAAATAGTAAAAGAAAACAATTTGTGCAAGATAATAGAAGTTAACGACGAAGAATTCATTATGCAAGATTTAACCTATGAAAAACTAATAATCATCAATATTTGGCTTAAGCTCATCAATTTAAGTTTTGATAATGGAGAATGCTTCGATTTATTTACAGAAGCTATTGATGCTATTAATGCCTCTAGCTTAGAAAAAGCAAAACTAATTGACTTGCAATACAAGGTAAGATTTCTCATAATAAAGGGATTATTGTACTTATCAAAAGTATGTTTTCAATGTAAAAAACAAATTGATAATTACTATTACTATAGTACCCAGGTTAATGGATTTAACTGTATAAAATGTACCAGTAATAAAAATAATTATATTAGTGCAGGGAGTTTTAAATATTTAGAATATTTAAATCAAAAAAAGATAAATAAAACCCTAAATGTAAACTTGACTCATAAGTCAAGAAAACTTCTTGAATGCATGATCAAAAACAAGATCAATACAGAGTTTGAAAAAACACTTCTCTAA
- a CDS encoding DedA family protein produces MNIILEFIDLNIAYSPIIFFGLLIIAGFNIPISEDAIVIIGGMLSSRRNEYTIPIFLAIFCGAYISDIISFYIGKFLAKKFFKQKTKTNKLLDKMNYYYGKYGKLTLIFGRFIPFGIRNAIFMSAGMGNMRTSHFLITDFFAAMLSITTYFILSFKIGQAFKIILPKIKILLLIIFITITIIFVINYIIKNKKTQKVDKLLK; encoded by the coding sequence ATGAATATAATACTAGAATTTATAGATCTCAACATCGCTTATTCACCAATAATATTTTTTGGGCTACTTATCATTGCTGGCTTTAATATTCCAATTTCTGAAGATGCAATAGTAATAATAGGCGGAATGCTTTCGAGTCGAAGAAATGAATATACAATTCCAATATTTTTAGCAATTTTCTGCGGAGCATATATTAGCGACATAATTTCATTTTATATAGGGAAATTTTTAGCCAAAAAATTTTTTAAACAAAAAACAAAAACAAATAAATTATTAGATAAAATGAATTACTATTACGGAAAATACGGAAAATTAACCTTAATCTTTGGAAGATTTATTCCATTTGGAATTAGAAATGCAATATTTATGTCAGCAGGAATGGGAAACATGCGCACTAGTCATTTTCTTATAACTGATTTTTTTGCAGCTATGCTATCAATTACAACCTATTTTATATTAAGCTTTAAAATAGGTCAGGCATTTAAAATAATACTACCTAAAATTAAAATATTATTACTAATAATATTTATTACAATCACAATAATTTTTGTAATAAATTACATTATAAAAAATAAAAAAACACAAAAAGTTGACAAACTTTTAAAATAG
- a CDS encoding MMPL family transporter has translation MDFEKLSIKYKTLILIVLMSITIFLGFSLKNIQFNSDVSKLIPTTEENTEKTTDMDKSKSLLPTIVMFKDKKGIFNKETFVKISKVAKEITDILKLQSNSVTSIFTYFPQFKKDTYTDEDMIKIKEKINSTPFIKNKFINNDDTLMLFMVISTESNNINFGHSLKNEIERMEATIKKYETDDLKLYLTGDLIIREKILNYMVDDFKFLGPFATFVVILSLYFIVRNILGAIIPVLIALLAIIWTFGIKSLLMSPITVPETTMIVLLISIGCANSVHIINGILKRIKKEPFTEDTIINTVKTLKVPIILTSLTTAFGFLSLTGSSIYAYRIMGIFMSLGVIIAMLMSLLVLPGILVKIPFKHKEIKESQKLKKGFLERLSLINQKVTNWMLNNKYLSSTITLIILLISIIGLFNIEINFDEKEYFKESTSVKQTLNLMQKEIGGTSIIKIEIKGTPGEFKNEKTMKTLDLITDKIDQFTEKTQSNSINKVVRLMNFKFKKENPQEYRLPENQAVLNKLILLISRSNSIKNMAKIYINDDWSQISILVITDQNSTEEIKNFANYSSNLIEKHMPKHEYKFSGAYEKILISKIMVLEQITNIITTLSAITLLLMLFFKSMKTGIIIAAPVVWSVFLNFAVMKLFGITLNPATAAIASVSMGIGVDYSIHFFNAFRLNYQITKDYKTALIQSIPNVFDGIFANSISVGIGFLTLIFSTYKIISTLGAIIAFTMITTSLASLTLLPLLIYLFKPTVKILRIENSIIKAKK, from the coding sequence ATGGATTTTGAAAAATTAAGTATTAAATATAAGACGTTAATATTAATAGTATTAATGTCAATAACAATCTTTTTAGGATTTTCCTTAAAAAATATACAATTCAATTCTGATGTTTCAAAACTTATCCCAACAACCGAAGAAAATACTGAAAAAACAACCGATATGGATAAAAGTAAGTCACTATTACCAACAATAGTAATGTTTAAAGACAAAAAAGGAATTTTTAACAAAGAAACATTTGTTAAAATTAGCAAAGTAGCAAAAGAAATCACTGATATACTAAAACTACAATCCAACTCTGTTACAAGTATATTTACTTATTTCCCGCAATTTAAAAAAGATACATACACAGATGAAGATATGATTAAGATAAAAGAAAAAATAAATTCAACACCTTTTATAAAAAATAAATTTATAAATAATGATGATACTTTAATGCTATTTATGGTTATCTCAACAGAGAGCAATAATATAAACTTTGGTCATAGTTTAAAGAATGAGATTGAAAGAATGGAAGCTACAATTAAAAAATATGAAACTGATGACCTAAAGCTTTACTTAACAGGAGATCTTATAATAAGGGAAAAAATACTCAACTACATGGTAGACGACTTTAAATTTTTAGGTCCATTTGCTACTTTTGTAGTAATACTATCACTTTATTTTATTGTGAGAAATATATTAGGAGCAATAATTCCTGTTCTTATTGCACTACTTGCAATAATCTGGACTTTTGGAATAAAAAGCCTTTTAATGTCTCCAATCACTGTTCCAGAAACAACAATGATTGTACTCCTTATTTCAATTGGATGCGCTAATTCTGTACATATAATAAATGGAATATTAAAGAGAATTAAAAAAGAACCTTTCACTGAAGATACAATAATAAATACAGTTAAAACACTCAAAGTACCAATAATTTTAACTTCTCTTACAACAGCTTTTGGATTCTTATCATTAACAGGATCATCAATATATGCATACAGAATAATGGGAATTTTTATGTCACTAGGAGTTATTATTGCAATGCTAATGTCATTACTAGTACTACCTGGAATACTAGTAAAAATACCATTTAAACATAAAGAAATTAAAGAAAGTCAAAAATTAAAAAAAGGATTTCTTGAAAGACTATCATTAATAAACCAAAAAGTTACAAACTGGATGTTAAATAACAAATATCTTTCATCCACAATAACCTTAATTATTTTATTAATCTCAATTATAGGTCTTTTCAATATAGAAATCAATTTTGACGAAAAAGAATATTTTAAAGAAAGTACAAGTGTCAAACAAACATTAAATCTCATGCAAAAAGAAATAGGAGGAACTTCAATTATTAAAATTGAGATCAAGGGAACTCCTGGCGAATTTAAAAATGAAAAAACCATGAAAACCCTAGATCTAATTACAGATAAAATTGATCAATTTACTGAGAAAACACAATCTAATTCAATAAATAAAGTTGTAAGATTGATGAACTTCAAATTCAAAAAAGAAAATCCACAAGAGTATAGGCTTCCTGAAAATCAAGCTGTATTAAATAAACTAATACTCTTAATAAGTAGGAGCAACTCTATTAAGAATATGGCAAAAATTTATATTAATGATGATTGGTCTCAAATATCAATTCTTGTAATAACAGATCAAAATTCAACTGAGGAAATTAAAAATTTTGCAAACTACTCCAGCAATTTAATTGAAAAACATATGCCAAAACATGAATATAAATTTTCAGGCGCATATGAAAAAATATTAATATCTAAAATTATGGTATTAGAACAAATCACAAACATTATCACAACTCTTAGTGCAATCACACTACTTTTAATGTTATTTTTTAAATCCATGAAAACTGGAATAATCATTGCAGCCCCAGTAGTATGGTCAGTATTTTTAAATTTTGCCGTAATGAAACTTTTTGGGATAACCCTCAATCCTGCAACAGCAGCAATTGCATCAGTCAGTATGGGTATAGGAGTAGACTATTCTATTCATTTCTTTAATGCATTTAGATTAAATTATCAAATAACAAAAGATTATAAAACAGCTTTAATTCAATCAATTCCTAATGTATTTGATGGCATCTTTGCAAATTCAATATCAGTAGGGATAGGATTCTTAACATTAATATTTTCCACTTATAAAATAATCTCAACACTTGGTGCAATCATAGCCTTTACAATGATAACAACATCTCTTGCATCATTAACACTACTGCCATTGTTAATTTATCTCTTTAAACCAACAGTTAAGATACTAAGAATAGAAAACTCAATAATAAAAGCAAAAAAATAA
- the leuS gene encoding leucine--tRNA ligase, whose product MSKYNFTEIEKKWQNYWDQNKTYKVNEDPNIPKEKRIYILDMFPYPSSNGLHVGHPEGYTATDILTRYKLLNGFNVLHPIGFDSFGLPAENYAIQTGEHPKKITEKNIERFKEQIKALGFAYDWDREIKTHDENYYKWTQWIFLKLYKKGLAYTKKIPVWYCPELGTVLSNEEVIQTPNGPRSERGFHKVQRKPLRQWMLKITQYAERLIRDLEDIDWPESVKEMQKNWIGKSIGAEIEFSVKSNTEKIKVFTTRPDTIFGATYLVLAPENKIVDKITKDNFKPLISEYKNKEYLKSDLERTSLEKDKTGVFTGSYAINPITKEEIPIWICSYILGTYGTGAVMGVPAHDERDFSFAKKYNLPIKQVVSKTGKNEILTEPFTQDGISINTPQEFNNLKTEEVKTKVIEWITKNKKGEKKVNYKLRDWIFSRQRYWGEPIPIMLDKDLNEIPIEEDQLPLTLPEVENYKPSGTGESPLSRIKNWVNVEHNGKMYQRETNTMPQWAGSCWYYLRYIDPNNEKEFASKEKINYWMPVDLYIGGAEHSVLHLLYARFWHKVLYDLGYVNTKEPFKKLINQGMITSFAYQDEHGILIPNDEVEKRDNKFFSKKNNKELKQIVAKMSKSLKNIINPDNIIKEYGADSMRIYEMFMGPLTDSKPWNTQGLAGIFRFLNKIWTIKNKELTKEAAPKKLISELHKTIKKVTEDIERLSFNTAISSLMILTNELLKYNKNYLEIFKPLTIILSPFAPHLGEELWEYIKEKPSIFKNTKWPKYNPNLIIDETKDIVLQINGKIKDIITLNNETDEKTLKDIALKNQKIMQNIQNKKIIKIITVKDKLINIVIE is encoded by the coding sequence ATGTCTAAGTATAATTTTACAGAAATAGAAAAAAAGTGGCAAAATTACTGGGATCAAAACAAAACATATAAAGTTAATGAAGACCCAAACATTCCTAAAGAGAAAAGAATCTATATTCTAGATATGTTTCCCTATCCTTCATCCAATGGACTTCATGTAGGTCACCCTGAAGGTTATACAGCAACTGACATATTAACAAGATATAAACTATTAAATGGATTTAATGTACTTCACCCAATAGGATTTGATAGTTTTGGATTACCTGCAGAAAATTATGCTATACAAACAGGAGAACATCCTAAAAAAATAACTGAAAAAAATATTGAAAGATTTAAAGAACAAATTAAAGCACTAGGATTTGCTTACGATTGGGATAGAGAAATTAAAACTCATGATGAAAATTACTATAAATGGACACAATGGATTTTCCTAAAATTATATAAAAAAGGTCTAGCTTATACAAAAAAAATACCTGTATGGTACTGTCCAGAGCTTGGAACAGTGCTATCTAATGAAGAAGTGATTCAAACTCCCAATGGTCCAAGATCGGAGAGAGGATTTCATAAAGTACAAAGAAAACCTTTAAGACAATGGATGCTAAAAATCACACAATACGCAGAAAGACTCATAAGAGATCTTGAAGACATAGACTGGCCTGAATCTGTTAAAGAAATGCAAAAAAATTGGATTGGTAAATCAATAGGAGCCGAAATTGAATTTTCAGTCAAATCAAACACAGAAAAGATAAAAGTATTTACAACAAGGCCAGACACAATTTTTGGAGCAACATACTTAGTACTTGCCCCAGAAAACAAGATAGTAGACAAAATTACAAAAGATAATTTTAAACCACTGATTTCAGAATACAAAAACAAAGAATATCTTAAAAGCGATCTTGAAAGAACATCTCTTGAGAAAGATAAAACAGGTGTATTTACAGGGTCATATGCTATAAACCCAATAACTAAAGAAGAAATTCCAATCTGGATATGTAGCTATATACTTGGCACTTATGGCACTGGAGCCGTAATGGGCGTTCCAGCACACGATGAAAGAGATTTTTCTTTTGCAAAAAAATACAATCTACCAATAAAACAAGTAGTCTCTAAAACAGGAAAAAATGAAATACTAACAGAACCATTCACTCAAGATGGCATTTCAATTAATACACCTCAAGAATTTAATAATCTAAAAACAGAGGAAGTAAAAACAAAAGTAATAGAATGGATTACTAAAAATAAAAAGGGAGAAAAAAAAGTTAATTACAAACTTAGAGATTGGATTTTTTCAAGACAAAGATATTGGGGAGAACCTATTCCTATTATGCTTGATAAAGATTTAAATGAAATACCAATAGAAGAAGATCAATTACCCTTAACACTTCCAGAAGTAGAAAATTATAAACCATCAGGCACAGGCGAATCACCCTTGTCAAGGATAAAAAATTGGGTAAATGTCGAACATAATGGAAAAATGTATCAAAGAGAAACAAACACAATGCCACAATGGGCAGGTTCCTGCTGGTATTACTTACGTTACATTGATCCAAATAATGAAAAAGAATTTGCAAGCAAAGAAAAAATTAATTACTGGATGCCAGTTGACCTTTATATTGGAGGTGCAGAGCACTCAGTATTACACTTACTATACGCAAGATTTTGGCACAAAGTTCTCTACGATTTAGGATATGTTAACACAAAAGAACCTTTCAAAAAACTCATAAATCAAGGTATGATAACATCATTTGCATATCAAGACGAGCATGGAATTTTAATTCCCAATGATGAAGTCGAGAAAAGAGATAATAAATTTTTTTCCAAAAAAAATAATAAAGAACTAAAACAAATAGTAGCAAAAATGTCAAAATCATTAAAAAATATAATAAATCCAGATAATATAATTAAAGAATATGGCGCAGATTCAATGAGAATATACGAAATGTTCATGGGACCTTTAACTGATTCAAAACCTTGGAATACACAAGGATTAGCTGGAATTTTCAGATTTTTAAACAAAATATGGACTATAAAAAACAAAGAACTAACAAAAGAAGCAGCACCAAAAAAATTAATATCTGAACTTCACAAAACAATCAAAAAAGTAACAGAAGATATAGAAAGATTAAGTTTTAACACTGCAATATCATCATTAATGATATTGACAAATGAGCTTTTAAAATATAATAAAAATTATTTGGAAATTTTTAAACCTCTAACGATTATTCTCTCACCATTTGCACCACATCTAGGAGAAGAATTATGGGAATATATTAAAGAAAAACCTAGCATATTCAAAAATACAAAATGGCCTAAATATAATCCAAATCTCATTATTGATGAAACAAAAGACATTGTATTACAAATTAATGGAAAAATAAAAGATATAATTACACTAAATAACGAAACAGATGAAAAAACTCTTAAAGACATTGCACTTAAAAATCAAAAAATTATGCAAAATATACAAAATAAGAAAATAATAAAGATCATTACGGTCAAAGATAAGCTTATAAATATAGTAATAGAATAA
- the lon gene encoding endopeptidase La, translated as MELKEIEYSMEELKDTVSKGKKRSKNSGGGILPHFDKPVRVPLIAVPSHPVFPGMFIPIIIVSDTDMKAVDYIIKGNGIVSLFVLRDLFLEKVGNKSDKLTINYKKDIYSVGVTAKIVKKINLPDGGYNIFVSTVDRVKFVKVILNKEFPIIEVDYLKQIAVKKDDIQSKAIYSSILLRTKEIFSHRKMPEFQLNMVNIEDKGRLCDVVAGMISSSKESHQEVLETLSVKDRLQKILELIYEELNLIEIQNKIAKGIQEKLEKQQKEFFLKEQLKAIKAELGVGDERSNEFVKLKSKIDALVLKGEALETVERELEKFSFLERHSSEYIVVRNYLELITNLPWGESKVNFDKFNLQKAGKVLDKTHYGMKEVKDRIIEYISVLKLRKSQKGAIMLLVGPPGVGKTSIGTAIAEVLKTKFFRFSVGGMRDESEIKGHRRTYVGALPGKIIQGLRITKTNSPVFLIDEIDKVSASNYGDPFSVLLEVLDPEQNINFRDHYLDLPFDISNVFFILTANSLETIPIPLLNRMEIIHLSGYVDDEKIEIARKYLIPKVLKENGVDKDSLKFQSSALVQIAREYARDNGLRNFEKYLKQIVRKVARKLIENDSVKAYQISKENLEEYIGIPVFRKEEFLNKVMSPGMVMGLAWTNYGGSTLVIETVKTKSKSSGIKLTGRLGDVMKESANIALTYVNSISDELNLHSAFFEKYAIHLHIPEGATPKDGPSAGITIASAFISLALNKTVRPNLAMTGELSLTGNVMAIGGLRAKIIAAKRSGVEHIIIPKSNKVDLDDIPTNIKSGINFHLVDNMHEVIKLLF; from the coding sequence ATTGAACTTAAGGAGATTGAATATTCTATGGAGGAATTAAAAGATACTGTTTCTAAGGGGAAGAAGCGTTCAAAAAACTCTGGGGGGGGCATTTTACCGCATTTTGATAAGCCTGTTAGAGTGCCTTTAATTGCAGTTCCATCACATCCTGTATTTCCAGGTATGTTTATTCCAATTATTATAGTTTCTGATACTGATATGAAGGCTGTTGATTATATCATTAAGGGTAATGGTATCGTCTCCTTATTTGTATTGCGTGATTTATTTTTAGAAAAAGTAGGTAATAAGAGTGATAAACTGACTATCAATTATAAAAAAGATATTTATTCTGTTGGTGTGACGGCTAAAATAGTTAAAAAGATTAATCTTCCTGATGGTGGGTATAATATTTTTGTTTCAACTGTTGACAGAGTGAAGTTTGTTAAGGTTATTCTTAATAAAGAGTTTCCGATAATTGAGGTTGACTATTTAAAACAAATTGCGGTTAAAAAAGATGATATTCAATCTAAAGCAATTTATAGTAGTATTTTGCTTAGAACTAAAGAAATATTTTCACATAGAAAGATGCCTGAATTTCAATTAAATATGGTCAATATTGAGGATAAAGGTCGATTATGTGATGTTGTTGCAGGAATGATTTCATCTTCAAAAGAGTCTCATCAAGAGGTACTTGAAACTTTAAGTGTTAAAGATAGGCTTCAAAAGATTTTGGAATTAATTTATGAAGAATTAAATTTAATTGAGATTCAAAATAAAATTGCTAAAGGAATTCAGGAAAAGTTAGAAAAACAACAAAAAGAATTCTTCTTAAAAGAACAACTTAAAGCCATTAAAGCTGAGCTTGGTGTAGGAGATGAAAGGAGTAATGAATTTGTAAAACTTAAATCCAAAATTGATGCTTTAGTGTTAAAAGGAGAAGCTTTAGAAACAGTTGAAAGGGAGCTTGAAAAATTTTCATTTCTTGAAAGGCATTCATCTGAGTATATTGTAGTTAGAAACTATCTTGAACTTATTACCAATCTTCCTTGGGGAGAATCTAAAGTTAATTTCGACAAATTTAATTTGCAAAAAGCAGGTAAGGTTTTAGATAAAACTCATTATGGTATGAAAGAAGTTAAGGATAGAATTATTGAATATATTTCTGTTCTTAAATTAAGAAAATCTCAAAAAGGAGCTATTATGCTTTTGGTTGGCCCTCCTGGAGTTGGTAAGACCTCTATAGGGACAGCTATTGCTGAAGTTCTTAAAACAAAATTTTTTAGATTTTCTGTAGGTGGTATGAGAGATGAATCTGAGATTAAAGGTCATAGGAGAACGTATGTTGGAGCGTTGCCTGGAAAAATTATTCAAGGATTAAGAATTACAAAGACAAATTCTCCTGTTTTTTTAATAGACGAGATTGATAAAGTTTCAGCGTCTAATTATGGGGATCCATTTTCTGTCCTTCTTGAAGTTTTAGATCCTGAGCAAAATATAAATTTTAGAGATCATTATCTTGATTTGCCTTTTGATATTTCTAATGTATTTTTTATTTTAACAGCTAATTCTCTTGAGACAATACCTATACCTTTACTAAATAGAATGGAAATAATTCATCTCTCAGGATATGTTGATGATGAAAAAATAGAGATAGCAAGAAAATATTTAATACCTAAGGTTTTAAAAGAAAATGGTGTTGATAAAGATTCTTTAAAATTTCAAAGTTCAGCTCTTGTTCAGATTGCTAGGGAATATGCCAGAGATAATGGACTGAGAAATTTTGAAAAATATTTAAAACAAATTGTTAGAAAAGTTGCAAGAAAACTTATTGAGAATGATTCTGTTAAGGCATACCAGATTTCTAAGGAAAATCTGGAAGAATATATTGGTATTCCTGTATTTAGAAAAGAAGAATTTTTAAATAAAGTGATGTCTCCAGGTATGGTAATGGGTCTTGCTTGGACCAATTATGGAGGGTCAACTTTAGTTATTGAGACAGTTAAAACTAAATCTAAATCTTCTGGTATTAAGTTAACAGGTAGACTTGGCGATGTGATGAAGGAATCTGCAAATATTGCACTTACTTATGTTAACAGTATTAGTGATGAGCTTAATTTGCACAGTGCTTTTTTTGAAAAATATGCAATTCATTTGCATATTCCAGAAGGTGCAACTCCAAAAGATGGACCTTCTGCTGGTATTACTATTGCTAGTGCTTTTATATCTTTAGCTCTTAATAAAACTGTAAGACCTAATTTAGCTATGACAGGAGAGTTATCATTAACAGGAAATGTAATGGCTATTGGTGGACTTAGAGCAAAAATAATTGCTGCTAAACGAAGTGGAGTTGAGCATATTATTATTCCTAAATCAAATAAAGTAGATCTTGATGATATTCCTACCAACATTAAGAGTGGTATAAATTTTCATCTTGTGGATAATATGCATGAAGTTATTAAATTATTATTCTAG